Proteins from one Triticum aestivum cultivar Chinese Spring chromosome 7A, IWGSC CS RefSeq v2.1, whole genome shotgun sequence genomic window:
- the LOC123154407 gene encoding uncharacterized protein has translation MNAGFTILVGNQSLAMSTSSSHSPSASPPLMRDDDGSAIANLSAGLSSGERPRASLSPDLPASGDLPLASHPPNTASLPVPPPPAAPSTPIPASIIGVLDFKLALDDSNFTRWRNYVTLVLARYHAEDHIRVGADRRLADPAWRDDDNTLVLLFFSTIDGDLLDIIAPAGSTAFTIWSRLHEYFLANEAEHTMHLGQEFRRCERGDLSINDYCRRLQGIAASLADVKEPVTDRALTLQMLDGLGPKFAMQAAILQATMPLPSFNQALSRLVLAELTLDKRAPAEGAQVPTVQHDDRGGHGGNGGGGGNGGSGGGRAGQLGTNRNGGRGGRGRGRGRGRGDTAGGRGAGGQPWLGYFAPMGMPFPPPCAP, from the coding sequence ATGAATGCGGGATTCACAATTCttgttggtaatcagagccttgcCATGTCTACCAGCTCCTCCCACTCTCCCTCCGCCTCGCCTCCCCTCATGCGCGACGACGATGGCTCGGCCATTGCAAACCTCTCCGCCGGCCTGTCTTCTGGTGAGCGGCCACGCGCATCGCTCTCCCCTGATCTCCCTGCATCTGGCGATCTTCCCCTAGCTTCCCACCCACCCAACACTGCCTCTCTCCCTGTGCCACCGCCCCCGGCTGCGCCCTCCACTCCCATACCAGCCAGCATCATCGGCGTCCTGGATTTCAAGCTGGCTCTTGACGACAGCAACTTCACCCGCTGGCGTAACTATGTCACCCTCGTGCTCGCGCGGTACCATGCGGAGGACCATATCCGCGTCGGCGCGGATCGCCGTCTCGCCGACCCTGCTTGGCGGGACGACGACAACACCCTCGTCTTGCTGTTCTTCTCCACCATCGACGGCGACCTCCTCGACATCATCGCTCCCGCCGGCTCCACTGCCTTCACCATCTGGAGCCGCTTACACGAGTACTTCCTCGCCAATGAGGCTGAACACACCATGCACCTGGgacaggagttccgccgctgcgaGCGTGGTGATCTCTCCATCAACGACTACTGCCGTCGTCTGCAAGGGATCGCCGCCTCCCTCGCTGATGTCAAGGAGCCGGTTACGGATCGGGCCCTCACGTTGCAGATGCTCGATGGTCTCGGGCCCAAGTTCGCTATGCAGGCCGCCATCCTCCAGGCCACCATGCCGCTGCCCTCCTTCAACCAGGCGCTCTCTCGCCTCGTCCTCGCCGAGCTGACCCTGGACAAGCGCGCTCCCGCCGAGGGCGCCCAAGTCCCCACCGTCCAGCACGACGACCGCGGCGGccacggcggcaacggcggtggcggcggcaacggcggcagCGGTGGTGGCCGCGCGGGACAGCTCGGCACCAACCGCAACGGTGGGCGCGGCGGGCGCGGAcgcggccgtggccgtggccgcggtGACACAGCCGGTGGGCGCGGCGCTGGAGGCCAGCCCTGGCTCGGCTACTTCGCGCCGATGGGGATGCCCTTCCCTCCGCCGTGCGCCCCCTAG